From the genome of Ziziphus jujuba cultivar Dongzao chromosome 4, ASM3175591v1:
ttgttttttaacatATGTACATCATAATATTTTGCAACGTCAAAGAAATTTAACAAGTAAGTTTCATATTAATGCAGATTCAATAGTTCTCAAGAAATATGACATTCTTTCCCTTGCAGATGAGGTAATTAGTGTTACCATTCTCATTTTTCTGTTATGATACATAGCTCTTTGGTGGTGTTTCCTAAGCTTGGGCTTGCTTTGCTCAATCCTTTAATCTTAGGTTATCTGTGGATTTGGGAGACTTGAAACAATGTTTGGATGTGACAAATACAACATTAAACCGGACCTTGTCTCAGTGGCAAAGGTAAAGTGAACAACAATATCTCAAATGCAGAGTTAGTCCCTACATCTTCTGGAAcgcatcatcttttttttttttttttttttttttcttcttctaaataGTTACGGCTATTGGAATATCCAGGCGCTTTCTTCTGCATATATGCCAATTGCTGCTGTTTATGTAAGTCCTCAAGTTTCAGAAGTTATACACTCCCAAAGCAACAAGCTTGTTATAGTAGAGAAACTCATTGCAATTTCATTTCACACCCCTTTAAGCTCTTCACTTCGGTTATTTCCATTTGCAGGTTCGTTCTCTCACAGATTTACTTATTCAGGGCATCCAGTTCCATGTGCAGTTGCAATTGAAGCGCTCAAAATCTATAAGTTAGTTTTTTCTACCGAACTTTAAAAATATTGCAAACTAAATGCAATTTTAGACTCAATCCAAGCATCCTAATTTGATATTGTTAGTCACATATTAACTTGATAGTAACAGAAGTTTGATTGCTTGTTTTTAGGGAGACAAAGATTCTTGAGCATGTAAATAGCATTTCGCCAAGGTTCCAAGATGGTCTAAAAGCTTTCTCTAGCACTCGAACTGTTGGGGAGGTATGTGTTTTCCGtccaaaatttatcattttggtAAAAAAGATACTGCACATGACAATATGAAAGAGAGAGtacaaacttttaattttgaatGCAACTCCTTGAATTGTAGCAGATTCGGGAAGACTGGTTTGGTGCTCGGTACAGAATTCACAAACAAATCACCCAACGATCCATTCCCTCCTGAATGGGGCAagttctctcttttcttttttttttcaaatatggtTCACAttaaatagatattttcaaCTTGTCAAGGATGAATTTTGTGCTTAAGCTGCATTTTTTTGAACGGGCAACCATTCTTCAATGATATAAATTTTCTGATCTTTGTAATCACCTTATAGTACTTTTTAACAATGAGGGATACAGATATAGGTGCATATTTTGGAGCTCAATGTGTGCAGCGTGGGATGTTCATACGTGTAACCGGTGATAATAGATCCTTGGCTCCGCCATATATCATCTCAGATGAAGAAGTTGATAAGGTGAACTTATGAATCTTCCTCAATATACTTTTAAAAACCAGTATAAGAATGTTCTCTATTTTTAGCTTAAAAAACTAAACTTTGAGAACTAGATGCAATCTACAATGCGTTGAAACTGTCTGAAAGCACAAAAAGCTTTAGCAAAACCATTTGATTCTACATGATCAAGTTGAGATCAGTTTTCCTTAAACTTCGCAAGGATATGTAAAACccccttctttttattttatatattgaagTTCCAACTCTAACTAAAGCCCAAAATTTGTTATCATAATTGTCAGATAATAAGCATAGACAGCCAAGCGCTAAAGGAATGCGAACAGATGGTCAACTATCTCAAGtctcagaaaaaataaattcatcacCATGAAAgacttgtcaaaaaaaaaaaaaaaaaaaaagaccattggtgtaaaaaataaagtattttctATTTGCTGCTGTATGATATAGTAATTagtgtttaattatatttccTTAGCTTAGATAATGTTAAATCATATTCATATGCAGATAGCTTTGATAGTGAATCCAAACAAATCATAAATCTctgaataaaaaaatcatctaaTTTATAGTCATAGAAACAAGAAGAGAAAAGGGTAGTACAAAAGCACgatagagaagaaaaatattgtaatATCATGTAAAGGAAGAAAGTGAAAAAGGGTACAGAGTGAATCAACTTTTGGCATCcttttcggcttttcttctgGCACGCTTTTCCCTGGAGCTTGGAAATCGCCTGAATCCTTCATTCTCAGTGTCTGAATCTTCGAAATCTCTGAAAGATTTCTACATGTTCAAAGTAACATTACAAGTAACACAGAGTATAGTAATTAGCATTGTGTGTGTCTTAGACAGAGACAGATAGAGAGCAGGATACCTCTCTAATCTCGTTGAAGCTTACAGCGTAGAAGGTGACAGCAGCAGCTGCTACAATTCCCAGAATTGGGAGGCCTATTTGTTGTAAGCCATCCatctttctctgtttctctctgcTGAATTACCAGTGTAAGAAATGTTCAAATGGGTGTCTGAGAATAAGAGATAAGGAGCATAACCACCACCGAAAATGATAAAATGATGTGGACCTATTTTAAACCCATGTTACATAAGTCCCTTTTGATTTTGCGGTCCATTTGACTGTAGCGGATAATAGGGactaaaaattatgaattgttTGTTACAGCACGTTACATATACAAATTTGCCaatttatttgacttttttggACTGGATTATAAGtggttttaaaaacaaaatagattgAAATAGATTGAACTGAATTGGATTCACATTGTTGtcttttatatttcttattttattttctttattttagtttagaCGAACTCAGAGCTTGTGCACATCAAGAAGGCgatgtcaaataaaaaaaacaaccaagTTGCATAACATGTTCCAGATCCCCAAAAAGTAGACAAAATTCCTCTTATAAATCAAGATGCTTAATCTGAAATATTTACTTCTAAGGTCGAATCAACATATCCCCCTTACAAGGCAAAgagaagaaaatggaaaaacagTTAAAATTATGTTGCTATAAGGaaaattttaagtaaaaatttatttcgaCTGCCGTGATGAAAGGTGGAATGCACAGCTTTATACTTGGTGTCTTTCGACCAAAACAATTATTGTTAATGTTCTCAAGGTCAGCTAATGTTTCGCATCTTCTTCTTCACAGAACTTGGAGTATTTATCCGAATCCATCAGGTTATTAAGCTCATCCTTACTGCTCATCTCGACCTTTATAATCCATCCCCTTTCATACGGACTTGCATTTACCTGTACCATCATGATTCACAAATAGAAAGCGCATAAGAAAGCTACCCATCTTCTGGTAATGGTACATCTAGCAAACTAGTGTTCTGCAGGAAAATATTCTGGTTGTTCTGGTTAAGGACTATATATTATCCACATCAAGCAATTAAGTATTGCAAGTGTTGTTGGGTCATTCATAGGAACTTCTAATGATAATGAACTTGCAATCGAATGTCCTAATCATAAATCTCATATCTTTTTATGTCTAATAAGTCTTTTTGGCCCTGATAGAGACATCCAGAAGCAGTTTATATGACTTAATTACATCCAAAAGTTATTAAAGTGAGAAGTAGAATTATTGGATGCCAAAATGCACAACTCTAGCGGATAAGAAACCATTACTCTGTCAGAATGTCAGCTAAACTTAAACATACGTAGTTCTGAAAGGTTTTAACTTCGGTGACTGGTCTACACAAGCTTTCTTCATAATAATGAAAGAAAACCGTTCAAGTGCTGGACTTTCGATGTATAACCGGGACTCGGTAACCTGTAAGTGTGAAATTGAAGACTAATATAAATCTTCAAGGTTCttttcctaatttttctaaCGGATAAGCAATTAAAATGTTATTAGTTGGGGAAAAACCAAGTAGAAATCACTTTTTCTGTcttcaaaatatttgaaatgCTAGAGCTTCAACTGACAATGAACTTTAATTTCCCACATCAATGGCTTGTATgaactatttgtttttttatttgtaatgaGGACTATCAACAGGCCAAGCTTAATGTGATTAGTGATGAAGCATGCTGTGAACTTAATATTCATATATGGAACTCAATGAATGTGATCAGTGCTTACCAAACCCGGAGAGCTATTTAGCTCTTCATTGACTTCGATTACTTTGCCTGAAACAGGAGAGTTTATGTCACTGGTTGCTTTCACACTCTCAACAGCACCAAAACTGTTGCCCTGTGTAACACCAACCCCAACATCTGGCAACTCAACATATACAACATCCCCTAAATGATCCTGAGCATGGTCTGTTATTCCAATTGTAGCCAAATTTCCATCAAGTTTTGCCCACTCATGAGACTCTGCATACATTAAATTCTTTACAACTGGAGATGGAGAAAAGATTAGCGTtagaaaaataccaaaaaaacaaaaaacaaaaaaaaacccaaaactcCATAGTCAAGATTATGTCTCCTGCAAACATAAAAGCAACTACAGGTACACATTCTGGGGAGTTGCAGAAAGTAGAAAAGTGCAAATTGCAAATATCGATAGTGACTAAATGTCATTCCTTTTTTGGGGTATGTGAAGCATATTAATCGGTTAGAACTAAGAAGGAAGCAGATATGAGGAGTTTGTTAAGAATCAAATTATAACAGATGGGCTGGAGGGTTACAAGCAAATTTAGATAGGATTAAACAAAACCAAACCCAATTCTTCTTTTTCACAAACACATTCTGAAATCTTAATTACCATTTTAATGGAACCAACAATTTACAGAATTTGACACTGAGCTGAAATCTGATAATATAGAACTACTTTACAATGAACAATTCATTAGGCAGAGATAAGGCCCGAACATACAGAAATTTAAAGTAAAGGAACCAAAATTCTAGAACTTGGGATTAAAGaatgaaaacaaaaagcaaaataccATGACAAAACACGTTACAttcaagttaaaaaataaaaattaaaaaaaaaaaaaaggcatatgaGACTTCTGGATACGGACCGCTAAGAATAAAAAGACTTACAAGGTCAGAAGGGATCAagaaaaaagcaataaaaaggAAGTTTGAGGGAATTACCAGAAGAAAAGCCTCTAAAAGGAAGAGAGAGCCTGAGATATGAAGCAGCCTTTGCTGCCCATAACCTACTACTGCTACTCATCGCCATCtctgatctctctctctctctgtcctgtctgtctctgtctctttgATATATGCACTGATCCCGATGCTCCAACTCCCGAAACTCAACGTACACGGCTCTATAACGGACGTGCCCGGTtaattcgtttttttttttaaaaaaaaaattaattttattttttattagggaatataacattttcaaaataatttaatcttacataatttaaaaattatagctaacatttataaagaaatttaaataatatcatttttaaaagtgTTAGTGAAACAGgaaaggtaaaaaaattataattttttaaaacctaataggaaattgataatatttttgaaattgaaaaaattaaattatatttaagtaaaatttaaaaggagataaatgaaattactcccttttttttttaataatacattTTGGAATGTTGCGCTTTTACAATTTAGGTTCTCCATAAAATCACCCCATAAAATcatctattttttatattaatttttggataaaattaaaCACATTACAactggtttaattttttttttcttaaaaaaaaaaaaaaaaaacactcattaCAACTCGCAAATGGAAGAATTTTATCCGTCTTAAAGTTTGAACActggacatttttttttttttttaataaatttcatgcATATAGATCTGATTGAGATGAAAGGCGTCTAAAATATCATTGACAAGGTATTAATGGCTCTGATATATTCAATTCtgtttagttatttattaaaataaaaaaaagtaatttgtgTTTTATCAAATTGtgaattttaaaatctaattgtTATTAAGGATTTTTCGCTTTGTTACTTGGTAGttgaagtttaattttttaggcACTTTGATCCTTAAGTTATCTTTTTGTATACTTGGTACTTGATGTAATATGTAGGGCTCTTTAAAAGGATGtttgattttgtaattttattgtttctttgttaatctctaaattatatttataattgcaTTTTGGTACTAAACTTGTTTTGTTTGGCACTTTGTTCtttgaattttagtttttaatgtaCTTTAatccttaaattatttttttatctactttGTACTTAATACAATATGTAGGGCTCTTTATGAGGATGTGTCATTTTGTAATCTTATTGTTcctttattacaaaaaatgtactgcatattttaaaattgttaaaaattaaatagtttaaagatcaaaattcaatagaaaataaaatttcaaaccaatGTGCCTAAATAAAACTTCAGAGCATGTCTTTCATCCTTTTGCAAAAGgttttcattttacaaattgaaaaatgattaaaaaaatgcatcCTGTAGCTATTTTTGAAATGTAGGATATaaaacaaagatgaaaacattcttcgaaatacaaataaattgaaGACATTCAGTTTTACCTGTATCTCaagaattttgaaataaaagatattacAGGAAACATATAATAGTTTCATTTTAAATtggaatatatttattttatatagatatatataatatttatacatatcgAATGCAAAAATAGGTAATGTttagtatatttaattataaagatttttcttcatataaatatatatatatatatgataattaacatttaattatcaaatatgattttattatttttattctcataaaatatttttaaatagattaccatatatgttttaaattttaaatatgaaatccaatttattatttttattttgtaaaatcaacttacaaaaattatattggAAAAAATTATCGGATCCAATAGTTTAATAACTAATAAAGCCAATAACCCTCgttattaatatgaaaaaaaaattgaaggtaataacctctattttttttttttttttggttaataatgtttctAAGTTGTCCTTTCATAGACATCGAAGTTAATAACTAAACTGGTGTGTTAGAATTAAATCTAATTAGATTAATGTGCaccaaatcaaaaacaaaaacttcaaCATAGTAAGTTTTGAAACTGATAatctaaattgtaaaaatttgaaattaaaggtattaaaacacaattattattattattttacattttatgcTTAATAATAATGGAACGAGATAATTagataaatttctttttttattttaaaatgtctaACCTGAAGCCATATGGTAATTATTAgttggttttattttaattctcttttgattttaaaaaatttaaaattttagatttttttaaaaagaaaaacaaaaagaaaaccataTTCCATAATGCTGTAGCTATAAGGCTACTATTAATGTGAAATAATATATCATAATCTTATtagttgaaaattatttataaactaaaataagGATAAATGAAcagtaaaatgataaataaaactttttttaaaaattataaataaaactcaataaaaactaataaaataatatcaaatccattgtcatattaataattgataaacATATGGAAATTAATTCAATTGAATATATCTAAGCTATGTTCGTATAATTTTTTTGACCATTTACATATATTTCTCATCATCCTGATGTTTCGAATCAATGATTTCATAATTATAGATGTGAGTGACTTATCAATTGAGTCAACGTTATTTGATtttactaaaataattaaatatatcaatttttaattatataatttaatcttATAATGATTTGTTGgataattgatttaaatataattgtcatTTATAATCTGTAGTAGTTTATATTCAACCCCTATTTGTTCatgaccaaaataaaatattttttgaaaaaagcatatttgttggtttgatattttaaatttttatgggggaaaaaaagaaggtttgtagtacaatttataattataagaatATTCACAATTAATATGGGATGgctatagaaaaagaaaaagagaaaaaaataaataaataaattgatttagttAGATTGTCATACCAAGTCATGAAAGTGTGACGCACATGGTGAGCAGCAATGCTAATATTATATACCAATAAAGTTGTTAAACTGCtgtttagcaaaagaaaataataaaaaatagaaataaaaaaataaagttgttAAACTGCTGTAAGCTTCATGCCGAaatgaattaaatttattttaaatcagttaaaaaaaaattaagcgttaaaatatatattttgatatttaattttataaaatagagAGTTTAATTGAATCAAAAAATAGGAAGATGCTCTTCTGCTACTTGGTGTAAGTTGTAACTCAAATGTGGTCCAATTGATCCTCTTTGCTTGCCACCTTTTTTGATAGATATGTGATTTAGGATAGTTTATCGGAGAAAACTCCCAGAATCTATATCTTAacgtttgtatttttttttttttttttttttggtgtttcaaTGAATACTGATTTTATAGCAAAAAATACATTGCACCACTTGCAATactttaaattagtttttttatttttcttcctatttaaagtagagaataatattaaaagaatatataaaagttGACACAATCTGTATCATTTTTCTAGTTGTCAATGGAAAAAGTCAAATATGTACATTGTAATTCCAAGACGCCAATTTGGTCTCAATACTTGGACAAGTAGCCGCTAGATTGAAAAAATTGATCGGTTGgtggttttttgttttagttgacTGTAGTCTTGGTATCTTTATTTTAACCTATAGTTGCAAAATTGGAttctacattttaatatttaagtttatatttaatttcaattgaggttcaaaatttcattataaataaaaatattgaaggtttaaaatatgaaaatttctatagGTATATCTGAAAGTATtgaatatagataaaaatttattaaaaaatgataaaaatttatttaaaaaaataaaaaattttgttgaaattttaaaattagcttatttaatcaatcaattatcaatttGATCATAAAACttgcaaaatattgaatagatattgtATTTCTCTtaactaatttaattttaataaacggtaatgatcataaataaattattatttgtaaaaatatacaaaaatatatatacaaattatttattaatgaagataaaataattattacaattatattatatttcataaatatcatccaaATACTTATAGAAAATTCTTAAGTAGTTGAAAACTATtggttttcaaatttgatatgtgaaatgtaaaaaataattattaaaagatatatctacttgataatttttcatgtaattattaatatgccaccTGTGAagatttcaaattaaatatagtaGTTCTtcatgtttagtataatatattttatcatctttttatttttatttgtttaatcttattaatttaaatactatcaataCCAATTTAAGATAATATTGTAtatccatattattattttatgttattatttttcattcttatataattaactattaatttgtaattttggaaTTCTAATAAACCCATCTTGTACAAAGTgtatagtaaatatatatacattttatcaataaataaatactattaagcttatttaatttaattcattttgttttatttgtattattaaatatttaaaagataaaaaaaaattatcacttaagttaatttggtaaaataatttactaaatatccacaatatttatgaatttttttataaattttttttgaaaattgatagatattttcaaaatttccatgaaaattttgaaaatttatatagaaatttaatgaatattataaattttttaatcaaattgttaaggatttgatgtggatattttgatagaaagtttcatagaaattttggtaaaatttcaaaaatttcaatggatattataaaaattatatccgTTTATATTTGAGACCTGAATTTTTCAacctcttaaaaaaataaaaattttaaaaaaatttcaatgaaaatttcaGATATTTAAAATCTTGATTTCAATATTGATTctgtattttcaattttctttcatgGATGTCCCATAAATTTGTCTAGtgtaaaatctttaaaaatacACTTTCAGATTTCCATTTGATTAAATTTGAATGAAATCTCcttctcttttaatttaaaatataatacaattgttgataattttttcttcttcttttttcatggacaccttttattttaattttatttttgatatagtAAACTTTGatactataaatttattttatttgatattttaaaagtaaCTATAATTTTGGACTCTCTAATTAAGCTCAAGTTtcaattttgatcaaaatttctattattttccAGTCCACGCtgaatccaaaattaaaattaaagatttcatttgaaaaatttgaaaattggagtCCACACTGAAACCAAAACTCAAATGAGAAtcgaaaaatttttaaaatggaaagtaaaaaaagaccaaaataaaagcaCCAAAAGTATAattgaatgaatatatatatatatatataataataatattttatcggATGAAGTTGGAGTTTTATACTGCCTAACCTTaagtttattaataaaaaattcaagatctagaataaaattatatatataattattcatgtatatataaatattttctttttttgttctttgaatTGAGTTGCTGAGTCGAGTCATCAGGGTCCCAAAACAGCCACTAAAAGGGGTTGGCCGGCCGCGATTCAGTCAGCGATCCAAACATTCCAGCCCCTCTCCATACTTCTCGAATGTTAAGAAGTTGCCCACATGTTTACCCATTTTCAATCTACCCCcaagaatttaattagtttataaatTCTCTATGTTTGAGATTTTTGTTCacaccaattttttttgtttaacattTCTTGTTAGAGgcgctttttttatttaaccaaaaataaaaataaaaattagtcgACCTTTTTATTAATAGTTCAAGTATAATTGGAACAAAAAATGACCCTTCTTGTTATAGCACTACACATTTATCAATTAGGGACTACCAAATGATAACAACACTTTATACCAACCTATTAAAAATTTTCCGATACCATCtaatttaaattcataaatgAACATCAttgattttttcataattagTTTGAAACTAACATTACGGTGGAGGCTCTTTTTTCTATTAACAGCTTTTCCTTCAACATCCTTTATCCCAACCCAATGGACAAATTCACAATAATGGAATCCAATATTCCCACTTcatctttttgaaaaagaaaaaaaatggtttcaTTTCAAAGGAGTGGTCATAAAGATTAATATACATCCTTTGAAATTGGAAAGCAATTGAAAGTATAAGAGTACCCTTCATCAACTCATGAAAAGGATTAAAAAGTGgtgaacaaattttattttttctccttctAATAAGGACAATCAACACAAAAATTAAGTCCTTTTTAGCAATTTAAATTACCACATTGTTGAGGTGGAAATTTTCTATTTGGTATAAAGTTGAAGCTCGCAAGTAGCATCTTAATTGTAATAGGTCATCCAAACTGCTGGTGGAATTTGGGCAAAAAGAGCATAAAAGTTTTAATCGAGAGGGATATTTAcaaatatagaataattaaggggccaaaataaaaattaaaaagtattgtGACCGGAGCgtctataattatataattgtgAGAGAGAAAAAGCCAAAGGGTTGATCGTCCAAAGAGAAACGGAGTCGTCATGTGTGCCCAATGTACACATAGGAGGGCGGTTTGGTCGGTCGACTGCGGCCGCCACTTTGAGACCAAAAAGCCAAACAAATTTTTCTAACTTACTCAATGACCATTCTACCCCCGTTTTTGTCACGAATTTCAGATTAGCTATTACTAGACATcttaaagtttatttatttgggcaataattaatgaaaattttaagttGGTGGGGCATACAAGATTTTTTAAAGTtcacacaattttttttcttacttaatATTAGTTTAAATAGGGATTTATACACACGTTgcaaatattaaagcaaataataaaacaagagaaaattgatgataaaaatagatgaaatgaaaatcatttttcattttcttgtattttcataaaatgttttttttttttcaatcattctAAAGGTATAAAGATTTGAACTAGACGCTATTATATGAGAATATAGTGGTTTTATCATTGTTGTAATTAAATAActttttagttaatttatttttcaaataaatgaaaaaatgtattttacgtataaaattaaggataaaaactTATATGCAATTATTGTACTAGTGATATGATACAACAGACTATtcagaaattattatttaataaatattatataggtTTCACATACTTTATTTTATTGCCATATAATATTGTATGTGAAtataggttattaaatttttatggtatctaattaataaaaatggtGAGAAAATTTCCAATGACATATTTCATCACTATAATTTGGCACTTTTCTATTATTTGATATCTCTAATTGAGATGTCAAATCTAACAATGCCGAAATTGGTGTTAAATTTGGCACCTAATTTGACATAGGGTCCCACAACATTAAAGTATGTGGGCTTCATAacttttttattgaattaaatattgttattttgttttttattgatataaaagTGAGtcatatttttgctttttattagcATTGAGTAAAGTTAAAAGATggcattaatatttttaagattttactaTTGGagttcaaatattaaaatttaggattgatatttacattaaaaaacttatgctatcaaatttttaaaatgataacatcaaaatgatatttatctTTGAAAATGCTTTAAGAGTTGCATAGTTTTACCCTTATATGCAAGTTTTTTCTAACAGCTAATTATCATTAGCCCCTTGATATTTGCTAAAACATCATTTAATCCCCCAATGtttcaaaatttatcaaataccgCCCCATCacctaatttatattataaaattatactttttaactaagttggctcacaaaaaatttgttttgtttttatatcgaagtaaataaataataaattaatattgaaaagaaGCATTTATCATTTTTGGTGAATGATTGTTTATGGTATGTATATgtcaaatgataatttaaacagttattatggtttatttttaaaattttaatataaacaaatattaataaatatctcAACTAAAACTTAAACATATAATGATGACTGTTACCAATGATGATAAACAGCAAAATTTATTAATAGTTTGTCATAATTCATTATGCATTACAAGACTAAATTAATAAAGtagtata
Proteins encoded in this window:
- the LOC107416862 gene encoding uncharacterized protein LOC107416862, with protein sequence MDGLQQIGLPILGIVAAAAVTFYAVSFNEIREKSFRDFEDSDTENEGFRRFPSSREKRARRKAEKDAKS
- the LOC107416860 gene encoding glycine cleavage system H protein 2, mitochondrial, whose translation is MAMSSSSRLWAAKAASYLRLSLPFRGFSSVVKNLMYAESHEWAKLDGNLATIGITDHAQDHLGDVVYVELPDVGVGVTQGNSFGAVESVKATSDINSPVSGKVIEVNEELNSSPGLVNASPYERGWIIKVEMSSKDELNNLMDSDKYSKFCEEEDAKH